A window of the Candidatus Baltobacteraceae bacterium genome harbors these coding sequences:
- the rpmJ gene encoding 50S ribosomal protein L36, with amino-acid sequence MKVRPSVKRICEKCKIIRREGKVRVICDVNPKHKQVQG; translated from the coding sequence ATGAAGGTTCGGCCCTCAGTGAAACGCATATGCGAGAAATGCAAGATCATTCGGCGCGAAGGCAAAGTGCGCGTGATCTGCGACGTGAATCCCAAGCACAAACAGGTTCAGGGGTAA
- a CDS encoding adenylate kinase produces the protein MRLVFLGPPGAGKGTQAHILESQFGVRQISTGDILRENRGAGTELGRQAEGYMQRGELVPDELIVKMIEGYLVNQAANGFIMDGFPRTVAQAQAFDELLARKALSLDAVVLFNADRETLMTRLTSRWTNPRTGKVYNTITVPPKTAGHCDDDGGPLVQREDDKPGTVAKRLDVYEAQTKPLVAYYRKTGKLIEVDALAGIDAVTREILDRVGAVNAQ, from the coding sequence ATGCGGCTGGTTTTCCTCGGCCCCCCGGGTGCCGGCAAAGGCACGCAGGCGCACATTTTGGAGTCGCAGTTCGGCGTGCGTCAGATCTCGACGGGCGACATTCTGCGCGAGAACCGCGGAGCCGGCACCGAACTCGGCCGTCAGGCCGAAGGGTACATGCAGCGCGGCGAACTGGTGCCCGACGAACTGATCGTCAAGATGATCGAAGGCTATCTCGTCAACCAGGCAGCCAACGGCTTTATCATGGATGGGTTTCCGCGCACGGTCGCCCAAGCCCAGGCCTTCGACGAATTGCTGGCGCGCAAGGCGCTCTCGCTCGATGCAGTCGTGCTCTTTAACGCCGATCGCGAGACCCTGATGACCCGCTTGACGTCGCGCTGGACGAATCCGCGCACCGGCAAGGTTTACAATACGATCACGGTTCCACCCAAGACGGCCGGACACTGCGACGACGACGGCGGCCCGCTCGTGCAGCGTGAAGACGACAAACCGGGGACCGTCGCCAAGCGACTCGACGTGTACGAGGCGCAGACCAAACCGCTGGTCGCGTATTATCGCAAGACCGGCAAGCTGATCGAAGTCGATGCGCTGGCCGGTATCGATGCCGTCACCCGCGAGATTCTCGACCGCGTCGGTGCGGTGAACGCGCAGTGA
- the rpsM gene encoding 30S ribosomal protein S13: MARISGIDLPREKRAEIALTYIYGVGPKTAQRILTHAGISPDLRVKDMTEDDEKKLRDAIDALQVKLEGDLRREVSGHIKRLSDIGCYRGIRHRRGLPVRGQRTKTNARTRKGPKKTVGNKKKVATKK, translated from the coding sequence ATGGCACGTATTTCCGGTATCGATCTTCCGCGCGAAAAGCGCGCCGAAATCGCGCTGACCTATATTTACGGGGTCGGCCCGAAGACGGCACAGCGCATTCTCACGCACGCCGGCATCAGCCCGGACCTTCGCGTCAAAGATATGACCGAAGACGACGAGAAGAAGCTGCGCGACGCGATCGACGCGCTGCAGGTCAAGCTCGAAGGCGACCTGCGCCGCGAAGTTTCGGGGCACATCAAGCGCCTTTCGGATATCGGCTGCTACCGCGGCATTCGCCATCGGCGCGGGCTGCCGGTTCGCGGGCAGCGCACCAAGACGAACGCCCGCACGCGCAAAGGTCCGAAAAAGACCGTCGGCAACAAGAAGAAAGTCGCCACCAAGAAATAG
- a CDS encoding DUF72 domain-containing protein, translating to MIYVGTCGYAYKDWIGPFYPGTIKPAEMLGFYARHFGAVEIDASYYGVPAERTVAGMASRTPEAFRFCFKVPKSVTHPPGGAAPRVHDDAKLFRTNLQPLLAARKLGAVLIQFPNGFKPSAENERYLAAIAGALDGLPLVAEFRHREWQRPATLALLRELGVGWCNVDMPQFDTLLHPSSDVSGSVGYVRLHGRNAAQWWTGDNVTRYTYTYSPDELVAWSDRIAEIEAAAETTFAFFNNHARGGAARNAEMLEQMLEQRYGEAAAEIVARPALPPPAQPGLPGLE from the coding sequence ATGATCTACGTCGGCACGTGCGGCTATGCGTACAAGGATTGGATCGGCCCGTTTTACCCCGGCACGATCAAGCCGGCCGAGATGCTGGGCTTTTACGCGCGGCACTTCGGCGCCGTGGAGATCGACGCGTCGTACTACGGGGTCCCGGCCGAGCGGACCGTCGCGGGCATGGCTTCGCGCACGCCCGAAGCGTTTCGCTTCTGCTTCAAGGTTCCAAAGTCGGTCACGCACCCGCCCGGGGGCGCCGCGCCGCGCGTTCACGACGACGCCAAACTCTTTCGCACCAACCTCCAACCGCTGCTCGCCGCACGTAAACTCGGTGCGGTGCTGATCCAATTTCCCAACGGGTTTAAGCCGAGCGCGGAAAACGAGCGCTACCTCGCGGCGATCGCCGGCGCCCTCGACGGGCTGCCGCTCGTGGCGGAGTTTCGGCACCGGGAGTGGCAGCGTCCGGCGACGCTCGCGCTGTTGCGCGAACTGGGCGTGGGGTGGTGCAACGTCGATATGCCGCAGTTCGATACACTGCTGCATCCGAGTTCGGACGTAAGCGGCAGCGTGGGATACGTACGCTTGCACGGCCGCAACGCGGCCCAATGGTGGACGGGCGACAATGTTACGCGATACACGTACACCTATTCTCCCGACGAACTCGTTGCCTGGAGCGATCGTATCGCGGAGATCGAAGCCGCGGCAGAGACCACGTTTGCGTTCTTTAACAACCACGCACGCGGGGGTGCCGCGCGCAACGCGGAAATGCTCGAGCAGATGCTCGAACAGCGCTACGGCGAAGCCGCGGCCGAGATTGTGGCGCGTCCGGCCCTGCCGCCGCCGGCGCAGCCCGGTCTGCCGGGTCTCGAGTGA
- the map gene encoding type I methionyl aminopeptidase yields MITIKSPREIETMRRSGKITAKVLGDLMRSAKPGMTTRDLDAMAERGIRELGGVPTFMGYYDYPASICASVNEEVVHGIPGDRVLQEGDLLSIDIGTTFEGYVSDSAVTIPIGSISAQARRLLEVTQQCLMLGIAQMHRGKRLGDIGSAVQKHAESNGYGVVRELVGHGVGTKMHEEPQVPNYGSAGAGLELRAGLVLAIEPMITEGAYNVETLEDGWTVVTADGKLAAHFEHTIAITDDGPKILTLRDIGEHPDVEKYRPKEEAAA; encoded by the coding sequence GTGATCACGATCAAATCGCCGCGCGAAATCGAGACGATGCGCCGCAGCGGAAAGATCACGGCGAAAGTGCTCGGCGACCTGATGCGTTCGGCAAAGCCGGGAATGACGACCCGCGATCTCGACGCGATGGCGGAGCGCGGCATTCGCGAGCTCGGCGGCGTACCGACGTTTATGGGCTATTACGATTATCCGGCCTCGATCTGCGCGTCGGTCAACGAAGAGGTCGTTCACGGTATTCCGGGCGATCGCGTGCTTCAAGAGGGCGATCTGCTCTCGATCGATATCGGCACGACCTTCGAGGGCTACGTGAGCGATAGCGCCGTGACGATTCCGATCGGATCGATCTCGGCTCAAGCGCGGCGGCTGCTTGAGGTCACGCAGCAATGCCTGATGCTCGGCATCGCGCAGATGCATCGCGGCAAGCGGCTCGGCGATATCGGCTCGGCCGTTCAGAAGCACGCCGAATCGAACGGCTACGGGGTCGTTCGCGAACTCGTCGGGCATGGCGTCGGCACGAAAATGCACGAGGAGCCGCAGGTCCCCAACTATGGGAGCGCCGGAGCCGGCCTGGAACTGCGCGCGGGCCTGGTGCTGGCCATCGAGCCGATGATCACCGAAGGCGCCTATAACGTCGAAACCCTCGAAGACGGCTGGACAGTTGTCACGGCAGATGGTAAACTCGCAGCGCACTTCGAGCACACCATCGCCATCACCGACGACGGTCCCAAGATTCTCACCCTACGCGATATCGGGGAACACCCCGATGTCGAAAAGTATCGCCCAAAAGAAGAAGCCGCCGCCTAA